The Bradyrhizobium sp. WBAH42 genome includes a window with the following:
- the truB gene encoding tRNA pseudouridine(55) synthase TruB, with protein MTMDPAHGTIGGNDTDQRDVQNNNFAENSQPHQEPRRVNNDPRAKQQKGNQVRRDRRDVHGWVVLDKPIGMTSTQAVAVLKRLFNAKRAGHAGTLDPLASGGLPIALGEATKTVPFVMDGRKRYRFTVCWGEERDTDDIEGRVTATSDQRPSREAILALLPRFTGVIEQVPPRYSAIKVQGERAYDLARDGEVVELAPRPVEIHHLTLVDQPDNGRAVFEAECGKGTYVRALARDMGRILGTYGHICALRRTLVGPFGENDMIPLDQLEALCDRAASGEGSLADALLPVETALDDIPALAVTRADAARLHRGQAVLLRGRDAPTCSGTVYVTVAGRLLALAEVGNGEIIPKRVFNLTGLTASPGRNERN; from the coding sequence ATGACCATGGACCCGGCTCACGGCACGATCGGCGGCAACGACACCGACCAGCGCGACGTGCAGAACAACAATTTCGCGGAGAATTCTCAGCCGCATCAGGAGCCGCGCCGCGTCAACAACGATCCGCGCGCCAAGCAGCAGAAGGGCAACCAGGTCCGTCGCGACCGCCGTGATGTCCATGGCTGGGTCGTGCTCGACAAGCCGATCGGCATGACCTCGACGCAGGCGGTCGCCGTGCTCAAGCGGCTGTTCAACGCCAAGCGCGCCGGACACGCCGGCACGCTCGATCCGCTCGCCTCCGGCGGGCTGCCGATCGCACTCGGTGAGGCCACCAAGACCGTCCCCTTCGTGATGGACGGCCGCAAGCGCTACCGCTTCACGGTCTGCTGGGGCGAGGAGCGCGACACCGACGACATCGAGGGCCGGGTGACCGCGACCTCGGACCAGCGCCCGAGCCGGGAGGCCATCCTCGCCCTGCTGCCCCGCTTCACCGGGGTGATCGAGCAGGTCCCGCCGCGCTATTCGGCGATCAAGGTCCAGGGCGAGCGCGCCTATGACCTCGCCCGCGACGGCGAGGTCGTGGAGCTGGCCCCCCGCCCGGTCGAGATTCACCATTTAACCCTTGTAGATCAACCGGATAACGGCCGGGCCGTGTTCGAGGCCGAATGCGGCAAGGGCACCTATGTGCGGGCGCTGGCCCGCGATATGGGCCGGATTCTCGGCACTTACGGCCATATCTGCGCGCTCCGGCGGACCCTGGTCGGCCCATTTGGCGAAAACGACATGATTCCGCTGGATCAGTTGGAGGCTTTGTGCGATAGAGCCGCGTCCGGCGAGGGCAGCCTCGCCGACGCGCTTTTGCCCGTTGAGACCGCGCTGGACGACATCCCGGCACTGGCCGTCACTCGGGCTGATGCGGCAAGGCTCCATCGGGGCCAGGCCGTTTTGTTGCGCGGACGGGATGCGCCCACTTGTAGCGGCACAGTCTATGTCACGGTGGCAGGCCGTCTTTTGGCGCTTGCCGAAGTTGGCAATGGCGAAATCATCCCCAAGCGTGTGTTCAACCTGACCGGCCTGACTGCCAGCCCCGGTCGCAACGAGAGAAATTGA
- the pnp gene encoding polyribonucleotide nucleotidyltransferase — MFNKHSVEIDWGGRPLKLETGKIARQADGAVVATYGETVVLATVVAAKAPREGVDFLPLTVDYQEKAYAAGRIPGGYFKREGRPTEKETLVSRLIDRPIRPLFVDGWRNETQVIVTVLSHDMENDPDIVAMVAASAALTLSGAPFKGPIGAARVGFANDEFILNPTLDEMVDTQLDLVVAGTADAVLMVESEAKELNEDIMLGAVMFGHRHFQPVINAIIDLAEKAAKEPREVTVIDNAALEKEMLGLVEQELRAAYAIPVKQDRYAAVGKVKEKVMAHYFPEGQEPQYDKLRIAGVFKELEAKIVRWNILDTGKRIDGRDSKTVRNIVAEVGVLPRAHGSALFTRGETQAMVVTTLGTGEDEQYIDALSGTYKETFLLHYNFPPYSVGETGRLGGTKRREIGHGKLAWRAIRPVLPPHHEFPYTTRVVSEITESNGSSSMASVCGASLALMDAGVPLKRPTAGIAMGLILEDKRFAVLSDILGDEDHLGDMDFKVAGTEQGITSLQMDIKIEGITEEIMKVALAQAKDGRIHILGEMAKALTAARAELGEYAPRIETFKIATDKIREVIGTGGKVIREIVEKTGAKVNIEDDGTVKVASSDGEAMKAAIKWIKSIASDPEVGQIYDGTVVKVMEFGAFVNFFGSKDGLVHISQLAASRVQKTSDVVKEGDKVKVKLLGFDDRGKTRLSMKVVDQTTGEDLEGKDKAEGEKAPREAAGE, encoded by the coding sequence ATGTTCAATAAGCATTCAGTCGAGATCGACTGGGGCGGACGCCCACTCAAGCTCGAAACCGGCAAGATCGCCCGCCAGGCCGACGGTGCCGTCGTCGCCACCTATGGCGAGACCGTGGTGCTCGCCACCGTCGTCGCGGCGAAGGCGCCGCGCGAAGGCGTCGACTTCCTGCCGCTGACCGTCGACTACCAGGAAAAGGCCTACGCTGCGGGCCGCATTCCCGGCGGCTATTTCAAGCGCGAGGGCCGTCCGACCGAGAAGGAGACGCTGGTCTCCCGCCTGATCGACCGACCGATCCGCCCGCTGTTCGTCGACGGCTGGCGCAACGAGACCCAGGTGATCGTCACCGTGCTGTCGCACGATATGGAGAACGATCCCGACATCGTGGCGATGGTCGCGGCCTCCGCCGCGCTGACGCTGTCCGGCGCCCCCTTCAAGGGCCCGATTGGCGCGGCCCGCGTCGGCTTCGCCAATGACGAATTCATTCTCAACCCGACGCTCGACGAGATGGTCGACACCCAGCTCGACCTCGTCGTCGCCGGCACCGCCGACGCCGTGCTGATGGTGGAATCGGAAGCCAAGGAACTGAACGAAGACATCATGCTCGGCGCCGTGATGTTCGGTCACCGCCACTTCCAGCCGGTGATCAACGCCATCATCGATCTCGCCGAGAAGGCTGCCAAGGAGCCGCGCGAAGTCACCGTCATCGACAATGCCGCGCTCGAGAAGGAAATGCTCGGCCTGGTCGAGCAGGAGCTGCGCGCCGCCTACGCCATTCCGGTCAAGCAGGATCGCTACGCCGCGGTCGGCAAGGTCAAGGAAAAGGTGATGGCCCATTACTTCCCCGAAGGGCAGGAGCCGCAATACGACAAGCTGCGCATCGCCGGCGTGTTCAAGGAGCTGGAGGCCAAGATCGTTCGCTGGAACATCCTCGACACCGGCAAGCGCATCGACGGCCGCGACAGCAAGACGGTGCGCAACATCGTCGCCGAGGTCGGCGTGCTGCCGCGCGCCCACGGCTCGGCGCTGTTCACCCGCGGCGAGACCCAGGCGATGGTCGTGACCACGCTCGGCACCGGCGAGGACGAGCAGTACATCGACGCGCTGTCCGGGACGTACAAGGAAACGTTCCTGCTGCATTACAACTTCCCGCCCTACTCGGTCGGCGAGACCGGCCGCCTCGGTGGCACCAAGCGCCGCGAGATCGGCCACGGCAAGCTGGCCTGGCGCGCGATTCGTCCGGTGCTGCCGCCGCACCATGAATTCCCCTACACCACGCGCGTGGTGTCGGAGATCACCGAGTCCAACGGCTCGTCCTCGATGGCTTCGGTCTGCGGCGCCTCGCTGGCGCTGATGGACGCGGGCGTGCCGCTGAAGCGGCCGACCGCGGGCATCGCGATGGGCCTGATCCTCGAAGACAAGCGCTTTGCGGTTCTCTCGGACATCCTCGGCGACGAGGACCATCTCGGCGACATGGACTTCAAGGTCGCCGGCACGGAACAGGGCATCACCTCGCTCCAGATGGACATCAAGATCGAGGGCATCACCGAAGAGATCATGAAGGTGGCGCTGGCCCAGGCCAAGGACGGCCGCATCCATATCCTCGGCGAGATGGCCAAGGCCCTCACCGCGGCCCGCGCCGAGCTCGGCGAATACGCGCCGCGCATCGAGACCTTCAAGATCGCCACCGACAAGATCCGCGAAGTGATCGGCACCGGCGGCAAGGTGATCCGCGAGATCGTCGAGAAGACCGGCGCCAAGGTCAACATCGAGGACGACGGCACCGTGAAGGTCGCCTCCTCTGACGGTGAGGCGATGAAGGCCGCGATCAAGTGGATCAAGTCGATCGCGTCCGATCCGGAAGTCGGCCAGATCTACGACGGCACCGTCGTCAAGGTGATGGAGTTCGGCGCCTTCGTGAACTTCTTCGGCTCCAAGGACGGCCTCGTCCACATCAGCCAGCTCGCGGCCAGCCGCGTGCAGAAGACCTCCGACGTCGTCAAGGAAGGCGACAAGGTCAAGGTCAAGCTGCTCGGCTTCGACGATCGCGGCAAGACCCGCCTGTCGATGAAAGTGGTCGACCAGACCACCGGCGAGGACCTCGAGGGCAAGGACAAGGCCGAAGGCGAGAAGGCCCCGCGCGAAGCGGCCGGCGAGTAA
- the rpsO gene encoding 30S ribosomal protein S15, producing the protein MSIAAERKAEVIKTNATKAGDTGSPEVQVAILSERINNLTNHFKTHVKDNHSRRGLLKLVSTRRSLLDYLKKKDEARYKALLEKHNIRR; encoded by the coding sequence ATGTCGATTGCCGCAGAACGCAAAGCGGAAGTCATCAAGACGAATGCCACCAAGGCCGGCGACACCGGCTCGCCCGAGGTTCAGGTCGCGATCCTGTCGGAACGCATCAACAACCTCACCAACCATTTCAAGACCCACGTGAAGGACAACCATTCGCGTCGCGGCCTCTTGAAGCTGGTCTCGACCCGCCGCTCGCTCCTCGACTATCTCAAGAAGAAGGACGAGGCACGCTACAAGGCGCTGCTCGAGAAGCACAATATTCGTCGTTAA
- the fabI gene encoding enoyl-ACP reductase FabI, with protein sequence MTSLMKGKRGLIMGIANDHSIAWGMARTLHAHGAELAFTFQGEALGKRVKPLAEQLGVDLVLPCDVEDIASVDATFAVLREKWGKLDFVIHAIGFADKNELKGRYADTSRENFSRTMVISCFSFTEVAKRAAELMTEGGSMITLTFGASERAMPNYNVMGVAKAALEASVRYLAADFGPRGIRVNAISAGPIRTLAGSGIGEARAMFAYMQKHAPLRRGVTLDELGGSALYLLSDLSGGVTGEIHYVDSGYNVVLMPRPDDLKAE encoded by the coding sequence ATGACTTCGTTGATGAAAGGCAAGCGCGGTCTGATCATGGGCATCGCCAATGATCATTCCATCGCCTGGGGCATGGCGCGGACGCTGCATGCCCACGGCGCCGAGCTCGCCTTCACCTTCCAGGGCGAGGCGCTCGGCAAGCGCGTCAAGCCGCTGGCGGAGCAGCTCGGCGTCGATCTGGTGCTGCCTTGCGACGTCGAGGACATCGCCAGCGTCGACGCCACTTTCGCGGTGCTCCGCGAAAAATGGGGCAAGCTCGACTTCGTCATCCACGCGATCGGCTTTGCCGACAAGAACGAGCTGAAGGGCCGCTACGCCGACACCAGCCGCGAGAACTTTTCGCGCACCATGGTGATCTCGTGCTTCTCGTTCACGGAGGTCGCAAAGCGCGCCGCCGAGCTGATGACGGAAGGCGGCAGCATGATCACGCTGACCTTCGGTGCCTCGGAGCGCGCGATGCCGAACTACAACGTGATGGGCGTCGCCAAGGCGGCGCTGGAAGCTTCCGTGCGCTATCTCGCCGCCGATTTCGGACCACGCGGCATCCGCGTCAATGCGATCTCCGCCGGCCCCATCCGCACCCTCGCCGGCTCCGGCATCGGCGAAGCGCGCGCCATGTTCGCCTACATGCAGAAGCACGCGCCGCTCCGCCGCGGCGTCACGCTCGACGAGCTCGGCGGTTCGGCGCTGTATCTGTTGTCGGATCTCTCCGGCGGCGTGACCGGCGAGATTCATTATGTGGATTCCGGCTACAACGTCGTCCTGATGCCGCGGCCGGATGATTTGAAGGCGGAATAG
- the katG gene encoding catalase/peroxidase HPI: MDDTSKCPFSGGKPTRVNRDWWPTQLNIEVLHKNSDLSDPMGKEFDYAKEFKSLDLNAVIKDLTALMTDSQEWWPADFGHYGGLMIRMAWHSAGTYRITDGRGGAGAGQQRFAPLNSWPDNANLDKARRLLWPIKQKYGRKISWADLMVLAGNVALESMGFKTFGFAGGRADVWEPEELYWGPEGTWLGDERYSGERQLAEPLGAVQMGLIYVNPEGPNGKPDPVAAAKDIRETFFRMAMNDEETVALIAGGHTFGKTHGAGDPSLVGPEPEAGALEDQGLGWKSKHASGLAGDSITSGLEVTWTTTPTKWSNNFFENLFKYEWELTKSPGGANQWTAKGADAIIPDAFDKSKKHRPTMLTTDLSLRFDPAYEKISRRFLEHPDQFADAFARAWFKLTHRDMGPIQRYLGPLVPKETLIWQDPIPALNHEVVGEQDIASLKSKILASGLSVSELVSTAWASASTFRGSDKRGGANGARIRLAPQKDWEVNDPAQLAKVLGKLEAIQKDFNASSGAKKVSLADLIVLGGTAAVEKAAKDAGVDVKVGFTPGRMDASQEQTDAASFAPLEPRADGFRNYIGKRHQFMQQEEALIDRAQLLRLTGPEMTVLVGGLRVLGANANGSKHGVFTTKVGTLSNDFFVNLLDMSAQWTPAADGTYEARDRKTNAVKWTGTRADLIFGAHSQLRAFAEVYATSDAKEKFVKDFAKAWTKVMNLDRFDIAA; encoded by the coding sequence ATGGACGACACTTCGAAGTGCCCGTTTTCGGGCGGAAAACCCACGCGCGTGAACCGCGACTGGTGGCCGACGCAGCTCAACATCGAGGTGCTGCACAAGAATTCCGATCTGTCCGACCCGATGGGCAAGGAATTCGACTACGCCAAGGAGTTCAAGTCGCTCGACTTGAACGCGGTCATCAAGGACCTCACGGCCCTGATGACGGATTCGCAGGAATGGTGGCCCGCCGACTTCGGTCATTACGGCGGCCTGATGATCCGCATGGCCTGGCACAGCGCGGGCACCTACCGCATCACCGACGGCCGCGGCGGCGCCGGCGCCGGTCAGCAGCGTTTCGCCCCGCTCAACAGCTGGCCCGACAACGCCAACCTCGACAAGGCCCGCCGTCTGCTGTGGCCGATCAAGCAGAAATACGGCCGCAAGATTTCCTGGGCCGATCTGATGGTGCTCGCCGGCAACGTCGCGCTGGAATCGATGGGCTTCAAGACCTTCGGTTTCGCCGGCGGCCGCGCCGACGTCTGGGAGCCGGAAGAGCTCTATTGGGGTCCGGAAGGCACCTGGCTCGGCGATGAGCGCTACAGCGGCGAACGCCAGCTCGCCGAGCCGCTCGGCGCCGTGCAGATGGGCCTCATCTACGTCAATCCGGAAGGCCCGAACGGCAAGCCGGATCCGGTCGCCGCGGCCAAGGACATCCGCGAGACCTTCTTCCGCATGGCGATGAACGACGAGGAGACCGTCGCGCTGATCGCCGGCGGCCACACCTTCGGCAAGACCCATGGCGCGGGCGATCCATCGCTGGTCGGCCCGGAGCCGGAAGCCGGCGCGCTGGAAGATCAGGGCCTCGGCTGGAAGAGCAAGCACGCATCGGGCCTCGCTGGCGATTCCATCACCAGCGGTCTCGAGGTGACCTGGACGACGACGCCGACGAAGTGGAGCAACAACTTCTTCGAGAACCTGTTCAAGTACGAATGGGAGCTGACGAAGAGCCCGGGCGGTGCGAACCAGTGGACGGCCAAGGGTGCCGACGCGATCATTCCTGACGCCTTCGACAAGTCGAAGAAGCACCGCCCGACGATGCTGACGACCGACCTCTCGCTACGCTTCGATCCCGCCTACGAGAAGATCTCGCGGCGCTTCCTGGAGCACCCGGATCAGTTCGCGGACGCCTTCGCCCGCGCCTGGTTCAAGCTCACCCACCGCGACATGGGTCCGATCCAGCGCTATCTCGGCCCGCTTGTGCCGAAGGAGACGCTGATCTGGCAGGATCCGATTCCGGCCTTAAACCACGAGGTGGTCGGTGAGCAGGACATCGCTTCGCTGAAGAGCAAGATCCTGGCTTCGGGTCTGTCGGTCTCCGAGCTGGTCTCGACCGCCTGGGCGTCGGCCTCGACGTTCCGCGGCTCGGATAAGCGCGGCGGCGCCAACGGCGCGCGCATCCGTCTTGCTCCGCAGAAGGACTGGGAGGTGAACGACCCGGCCCAGCTCGCCAAGGTGCTCGGCAAGCTCGAAGCGATCCAGAAGGACTTCAACGCTTCGTCAGGCGCGAAGAAGGTCTCGCTCGCGGATCTCATCGTGCTCGGCGGCACCGCCGCGGTCGAGAAGGCCGCCAAGGATGCCGGCGTCGACGTCAAGGTCGGCTTCACGCCGGGCCGCATGGATGCCTCCCAGGAGCAGACGGACGCGGCCTCGTTCGCGCCGCTGGAGCCGCGCGCCGATGGTTTCCGCAACTACATCGGCAAGCGGCATCAGTTCATGCAGCAGGAGGAAGCTCTCATCGATCGCGCGCAGCTCTTGAGGCTCACCGGCCCCGAGATGACGGTGCTGGTCGGCGGCCTGCGTGTGCTCGGTGCCAACGCGAATGGCTCGAAGCACGGCGTGTTCACCACCAAGGTGGGAACGCTGAGCAACGACTTCTTCGTCAACCTGCTCGACATGAGCGCGCAGTGGACGCCGGCTGCCGACGGCACCTACGAGGCACGCGACCGCAAGACCAATGCGGTGAAGTGGACCGGCACCCGCGCCGATCTCATCTTCGGCGCGCACTCGCAGCTCCGCGCCTTCGCCGAGGTCTATGCGACCTCGGACGCCAAGGAGAAGTTCGTCAAGGACTTCGCCAAGGCCTGGACCAAGGTGATGAACCTCGACCGCTTCGACATCGCGGCGTGA
- a CDS encoding glutathione S-transferase family protein: protein MIKLYWSPRSRSFTTLWLMEESGLPYERVLTDITTGAQKAPDYLKINPMGKVPALTDGDAALAEAAAICAYIGDRYPETKLAPAVTDPRRARYLQWLFFSPGCIEPAIIQIFTKIEIPTSTAAWGSATQVFDVLDAALAKGPWILGEEFSAADVVIGSGLNFAVRRFKMVPSRPAFDAYLARCTARPAFQRAETIAAG from the coding sequence ATGATCAAGCTCTACTGGTCGCCCCGCTCGCGCTCGTTCACGACGCTCTGGCTGATGGAGGAGAGCGGCCTGCCCTATGAGCGCGTGCTGACCGACATCACGACCGGCGCGCAGAAGGCGCCGGATTATTTGAAGATCAATCCGATGGGCAAGGTGCCGGCGCTGACCGACGGCGATGCTGCGCTCGCCGAAGCCGCGGCCATCTGCGCCTATATCGGCGACCGCTATCCCGAGACGAAGCTCGCGCCCGCCGTGACCGATCCACGCCGCGCGCGCTATCTGCAATGGCTGTTCTTCTCACCGGGCTGCATCGAGCCGGCCATCATCCAGATCTTCACCAAGATCGAGATCCCGACCTCGACCGCGGCCTGGGGCAGCGCGACGCAGGTGTTCGACGTGCTGGACGCCGCGCTCGCCAAGGGGCCGTGGATTCTCGGCGAGGAATTTTCCGCCGCCGACGTCGTGATCGGCTCGGGCCTGAACTTCGCGGTACGCCGGTTCAAGATGGTGCCGTCGCGCCCGGCCTTCGACGCCTATCTGGCGCGCTGCACGGCGCGGCCGGCGTTCCAACGCGCGGAGACGATCGCGGCGGGGTAA
- a CDS encoding hydrogen peroxide-inducible genes activator has protein sequence MINLTLRQLRYFDALARHGHFGRAAESCSISQPALSMQIKELEEALGGLLLERSARQVALTRFGEELAQRVRDILRSVDELGDFARASQDRFAGRLRIGMIPTIAPYLLPKITKNLTRMHPELDIRVRETMTPRLIQELVEGRLDTAIVALPVSEPSLTEVALFEEKFLLVRPGADEGTPVPSREMMREMRLLLLEEGHCFRDQALSFCNMQSAPPREMLDANSLSTLVQMVSAGIGVTLIPEMAVPVETRSASVSLARFRDPEPSRTIGMVWRKTSPLARQLLQISEVVCLSAGKVRARQSLRSQKA, from the coding sequence ATGATCAACTTGACGCTGCGCCAGCTCCGCTATTTCGATGCGCTGGCCCGTCACGGCCATTTCGGACGCGCGGCCGAGTCCTGCTCGATCTCGCAGCCGGCCTTGTCGATGCAGATCAAGGAACTCGAGGAGGCGCTGGGCGGCCTGCTGCTGGAGCGCAGCGCGCGGCAGGTCGCGCTGACCCGGTTCGGTGAGGAGCTGGCGCAACGGGTCCGCGACATCCTGCGCTCGGTCGACGAGCTCGGCGATTTCGCGCGCGCATCGCAGGACCGCTTCGCCGGCCGCCTGCGCATCGGCATGATCCCGACCATCGCGCCTTACCTACTTCCCAAGATCACCAAGAATCTCACGCGCATGCACCCGGAGCTCGACATCCGCGTGCGCGAGACCATGACGCCGCGGCTGATCCAGGAACTGGTGGAGGGCCGGCTCGACACCGCCATCGTGGCGCTGCCGGTGTCGGAGCCCTCGCTCACCGAGGTCGCGCTGTTCGAGGAGAAATTTCTGCTGGTACGGCCGGGCGCCGATGAAGGCACACCGGTGCCGTCGCGCGAGATGATGCGCGAGATGCGGCTTCTGCTGCTCGAGGAGGGGCACTGCTTCCGCGACCAGGCGCTGTCGTTCTGCAACATGCAATCGGCGCCGCCGCGCGAGATGCTGGATGCGAACTCGCTGTCGACGCTGGTGCAGATGGTCAGCGCCGGCATCGGCGTCACCCTGATCCCGGAGATGGCGGTGCCGGTGGAGACGCGCTCCGCCTCGGTCTCGCTGGCGCGCTTCCGCGACCCCGAGCCGTCGCGCACCATCGGCATGGTCTGGCGCAAGACCAGCCCGCTGGCGCGGCAGCTGCTGCAGATTTCCGAAGTGGTGTGCCTGTCGGCCGGCAAGGTGCGCGCGCGGCAATCCCTGCGCAGCCAGAAGGCTTGA
- the rbfA gene encoding 30S ribosome-binding factor RbfA produces MPRHHQKKSSAPGGSQRQLRVGEQVRHAMADILAQGNVHDADLEGHIITVPEVRMSPDLKLATVYVMPLGGRDTEIVIAALERNKKFLRGEVARRVNLKFAPDIRFRVDERFDEAERIEKLLRTPAVQKDLEQDPHSDREEEQ; encoded by the coding sequence ATGCCACGGCATCATCAGAAGAAGAGTTCCGCGCCCGGCGGCTCGCAGCGTCAGCTGCGCGTCGGCGAGCAGGTTCGCCACGCGATGGCCGATATTCTGGCGCAAGGCAATGTGCATGATGCTGATCTGGAAGGTCACATCATCACCGTGCCGGAGGTGCGGATGTCGCCCGACCTGAAGCTCGCGACCGTCTACGTGATGCCGCTCGGTGGCCGCGACACCGAGATCGTGATCGCTGCGCTCGAACGCAACAAGAAGTTCCTGCGCGGCGAGGTCGCGCGGCGCGTTAACCTGAAATTTGCACCTGACATTCGCTTCCGCGTCGACGAACGATTCGACGAAGCGGAACGGATCGAGAAGCTTTTGCGAACGCCTGCGGTGCAGAAGGATTTGGAACAGGATCCGCATTCGGATCGGGAAGAAGAGCAATGA
- a CDS encoding RNA-binding protein produces the protein MLADSDLELDHGPRTERSATMRMCAVSREVRPIDELIRFVASPDGQIVPDLKRKLPGRGMWLTASRKTVAEAVRRHQFSKAFKRELRIPQTLPTDIEALLVRSVTEALGIAAKAGQVVAGFGKVESALREGTVEVLIHASDGAADGIRKLDMLARQNAGNRGAKAQIPVVTALKSLELDLALTRSNVIHAALLAGPASKSFLSRSQILVRYRMADDDKTAEKPGQDF, from the coding sequence ATGCTTGCAGATTCCGACCTCGAACTTGACCATGGCCCGCGGACCGAAAGGTCCGCGACCATGCGCATGTGCGCGGTCAGCCGCGAGGTCCGGCCGATCGACGAGCTGATCCGCTTCGTCGCATCGCCTGACGGACAAATAGTTCCCGATCTCAAGCGCAAGCTGCCCGGACGCGGGATGTGGCTCACCGCCTCACGCAAGACGGTTGCGGAAGCGGTGCGGCGTCACCAATTCAGCAAAGCCTTCAAGCGCGAGCTGCGCATCCCTCAGACGCTTCCCACCGACATCGAGGCGCTCCTGGTCCGGAGCGTAACCGAAGCCCTTGGGATCGCCGCCAAGGCGGGCCAGGTCGTGGCCGGCTTCGGCAAGGTCGAGAGCGCCCTTCGGGAAGGGACGGTCGAGGTCCTGATCCATGCCAGCGACGGGGCCGCGGACGGAATCCGCAAATTGGACATGCTGGCGCGCCAGAATGCCGGGAATCGCGGTGCTAAGGCGCAGATTCCCGTCGTTACCGCTCTGAAATCGTTAGAATTGGATTTGGCACTGACCCGGTCAAATGTGATACATGCTGCCCTGCTCGCGGGCCCGGCGAGCAAGTCATTCCTGTCACGTAGCCAGATCCTGGTCCGATACCGGATGGCGGACGACGACAAGACTGCCGAAAAACCCGGCCAGGATTTCTGA
- a CDS encoding GNAT family N-acetyltransferase, translating into MSHPIIRPARPEEYDEIGRVWMESWVSTGLAEASDFLLANLRARIRREIADGWSLFVADDRGTIAAMLALHLPKLYLDMLFVAPAYQGQSLGRQLLAFTRTQMPDEMHLRCVRENEKAWRWYEREGFVFEKEEIEPSNGFVMKYYRWNRRTIDA; encoded by the coding sequence ATGTCGCATCCGATCATCCGCCCCGCTCGCCCGGAGGAGTACGACGAGATCGGCCGCGTCTGGATGGAGAGCTGGGTCTCAACCGGGCTTGCCGAAGCCAGCGACTTCCTGCTGGCGAACTTGCGTGCGCGCATCAGGCGCGAGATCGCGGACGGCTGGAGCCTGTTCGTCGCCGACGATCGCGGCACGATCGCTGCGATGCTGGCGCTGCATCTGCCCAAGCTCTATCTCGACATGCTGTTCGTCGCGCCGGCCTATCAAGGCCAATCGCTCGGCCGGCAATTGCTCGCCTTCACGCGCACGCAAATGCCCGACGAGATGCATCTGCGCTGTGTGCGCGAGAACGAAAAGGCCTGGCGCTGGTACGAGCGCGAAGGCTTTGTGTTCGAGAAGGAAGAGATCGAGCCGTCGAACGGGTTCGTGATGAAGTACTATCGGTGGAATCGAAGGACCATCGACGCGTAG